The proteins below are encoded in one region of Limnochorda pilosa:
- a CDS encoding cob(I)yrinic acid a,c-diamide adenosyltransferase: MRIYTRTGDSGETSLFGGRRVPKSAARVEAYGSVDELNAHLGLLRAGIGQARALPEAERALWTSLLGRVQGWLLEVGALLATPPSSRAPVPDLAPGADAELERAIDALEKGLPPLRNFILPGGSVLGAQAHVARTVARRAERRVVALHQKEPLPEAVLALLNRLSDYLFVLARAVNHGLGSADEPWHPRRQEPTAPTGSQA, encoded by the coding sequence ATGAGGATCTACACCCGCACGGGGGATTCCGGCGAGACTTCCCTCTTCGGCGGCAGGCGCGTCCCCAAGAGCGCGGCCCGGGTGGAGGCGTACGGCAGCGTCGACGAGCTGAACGCGCACCTGGGCCTCCTCCGGGCCGGCATCGGGCAGGCGCGCGCCCTTCCCGAGGCCGAGCGCGCGCTCTGGACGTCGCTGCTCGGGCGCGTGCAAGGGTGGTTGCTGGAGGTGGGAGCGCTCCTGGCCACCCCTCCCTCGAGCCGGGCGCCGGTGCCCGATCTGGCCCCCGGGGCGGACGCCGAGCTCGAGCGCGCCATCGACGCCCTGGAGAAGGGGCTGCCTCCCCTGAGGAACTTCATCCTGCCCGGGGGCAGCGTGCTAGGCGCGCAGGCGCACGTGGCCCGTACCGTGGCGCGCCGGGCCGAGCGGCGGGTGGTGGCTCTCCACCAGAAGGAACCCCTTCCTGAAGCGGTGCTCGCACTCCTGAACCGCCTCTCCGATTACCTCTTCGTCCTGGCGCGCGCCGTGAACCACGGCCTGGGCTCCGCTGACGAGCCGTGGCATCCCCGGCGGCAGGAGCCCACGGCACCCACGGGCTCCCAGGCCTGA
- a CDS encoding MFS transporter, whose translation MHPTEASPPREAQEGQGPSARQARSLNPWALAALCSVPFVMVLGNSMLIPVFPLIERTLGITSFQVGLLVTAFSVPAGLLIPVAGALSDRYGRKVVMVPALVLYGTGGLLAGLSAVLADEPFALILGARVLQGVGAGGTYQLAMTLAGDLLPGGRRAKALGLLETSNGAGKVVSPLLGSLLAVVAWFAPFFFYGALTLPAALAVWWLVPEGPPRGQPVRRYFQGLKQVYREKGASLAGAYATGAVSLFLLFGALAAFSDQLEAVYRVKDLWKGLALAVPVTAMALLSYVTGRLLQGRPGRVQPAIVLGLGTTALALAALPLLQSLTWRLVDLMVLGVGVGSSLTPVNTAVTGAVDAARRGAVTCLYGSMRFFGVAAGPPAFGLAAGAGWGPWALYLTAAGLAAATAAAVALGFRPGRLVLGPGKGPAES comes from the coding sequence GCCGCCCTCTGCAGCGTTCCCTTCGTCATGGTTCTCGGCAACTCCATGCTGATCCCGGTCTTCCCGCTCATCGAGAGGACCTTGGGGATCACCTCCTTCCAGGTAGGACTCTTGGTCACGGCCTTCTCGGTTCCGGCAGGGCTCCTGATCCCCGTGGCCGGCGCCCTTTCGGACCGCTACGGGCGCAAGGTGGTGATGGTGCCGGCACTGGTCCTGTACGGTACCGGGGGGCTCCTGGCCGGCCTCTCCGCGGTGCTGGCGGACGAGCCCTTCGCGCTCATCCTGGGCGCCCGGGTGCTGCAGGGGGTGGGGGCCGGAGGAACCTACCAGCTCGCCATGACCCTCGCCGGCGACCTGCTTCCCGGCGGCCGGAGGGCGAAGGCACTGGGATTGCTCGAAACCTCCAACGGCGCCGGCAAGGTCGTGAGCCCCCTCCTGGGGTCGCTACTCGCGGTGGTGGCCTGGTTCGCCCCCTTCTTCTTCTATGGCGCCCTGACCCTTCCCGCGGCCTTGGCGGTCTGGTGGCTGGTTCCCGAAGGACCACCCCGCGGCCAGCCGGTGCGCCGCTACTTCCAGGGGCTCAAGCAGGTCTACCGCGAGAAGGGCGCCTCCCTGGCCGGGGCCTACGCTACGGGCGCCGTGAGCCTCTTCCTCCTCTTCGGCGCCCTGGCCGCCTTCTCGGATCAGCTCGAGGCGGTTTACCGGGTGAAGGACCTGTGGAAGGGCCTTGCCCTGGCCGTGCCGGTGACGGCCATGGCGCTCCTCTCCTACGTGACCGGTCGTCTCCTGCAGGGCCGGCCGGGACGCGTCCAGCCCGCCATCGTTCTCGGCCTGGGCACCACCGCCCTCGCCCTGGCCGCGCTGCCCCTCCTCCAGAGCCTCACCTGGCGCCTGGTGGATTTGATGGTCCTGGGGGTGGGGGTGGGCTCGTCGCTGACGCCGGTCAACACCGCCGTGACGGGGGCCGTGGACGCCGCCCGGCGGGGGGCCGTCACCTGCCTCTACGGATCCATGCGCTTCTTCGGCGTGGCCGCGGGCCCGCCGGCCTTCGGCCTGGCCGCTGGCGCCGGGTGGGGGCCCTGGGCCCTCTACCTCACGGCGGCAGGTCTTGCGGCCGCCACGGCCGCGGCCGTCGCCCTCGGCTTTCGGCCCGGACGCCTGGTGCTCGGTCCTGGGAAGGGACCGGCCGAGTCCTGA